In Candidatus Neomarinimicrobiota bacterium, the genomic window AAAACAACCCCACCCAGGATGCGCCGGTCTGAAACATTCCAGGACTGCCCAGAAAAGCACCTCTACCCAGCTCCTCAACGCTGGCTCCCCCCAGATTGATGGCCCCCCGATCTCCGAATTTGATCTTATCGACATCCTGGTGATGTGATTGAAGTCCACGCACAGTAAAAACTGATTCCTGCGGAAATAATTCCACACTCTGACCTTTACGCAGCTCATGGGATAAAACGGTTCCGGTGACAACAGTGCCAAAGCCCTTGACTGAAAATACCCGGTCAATTGGGAGACGAAAAACACCCTGACGGTCCTGATCTTTGATGCTGCTGATACATGCATCCAGGCTGCTTCGCAGATCCTCGATACCCTCACCAGTGACCGCTGATACTGGCATAATGGTAGTTCCGGGATAGCCCCGTTCTGTTAAAAATGTTCCGATCTCTTCGGTCACCAGTTCCAGCCATTCTGCTTCGACCAGATCAGATTTATTGAGAGCAACCAGCAGCCGCCTTACGCCAAGCAGGTGGAGAATATCCAGATGTTCGCGAGTCTGCGGCATGACGCCGTCATCAGCAGCGATCACCAGCAGGGCAGCATCCACAGTGCTGACACCAGTGACCATGTTCTTGATGAATTTTTCATGTCCTGGGACATCAATAAATGTTACATCGTCACTGTAAAAGGCGATCCCGATGTCAATGGTAACCCCACGTCGTTTTTCTTCTTCCAGACGATCTGTATCTACGCCGGTCAGAGCTTTGACCAGGGCTGTTTTTCCATGGTCGATGTGACCTGCTAATCCGATTACTTTTTGCATAACTTCTTACTATTTATCATGATTATTAACATTAGCTCAATTCCCTGGAAGGGAATAATACGAATAGCCACGGATGCAATCCGTGGTAATAAATCCACACCTACTCCAACCCCAGCGGGGTTGAACGAAATTCCCCCAAATATTTTTTCACAAGATTTGACAAAACCACGCTTGGGTGAAGGTGAGAGATAATTTGAATATGGTCTTCGACACCGTTTATTCGATATAAATTACCATTATTTTTTTTTAAGATTCCCCATATATATTTAAATAATTGTTCGGAGGTAATCTTCGCTAAACATCTTGTTCTATCTTTTGCAAAAAAAATGATCTGATATAATATTTGTATATGGGTTGACATTGTTAAACTCCTCTGGAGTTTAGTCTCATTTTTTTTCATAACTACGGGTTACACCCGTAGCTATTCACATTTTATCCCTTCGGGATTTTTTGGAAAACATATCTCTAATTCAACAAAAACCGCCAGACGATGAAGAACACAGCAAATCCAGTTAGAAAGAGCAAACTGATCCAATTCAAGATCATCAATTTTGGTCCTGGTTTAGTCCCTTCCGGCATCCAGTTTCCAGTAACAGCACGATAATTGATATACGCCAATACA contains:
- a CDS encoding transposase is translated as MKKNETKLQRSLTMSTHIQILYQIIFFAKDRTRCLAKITSEQLFKYIWGILKKNNGNLYRINGVEDHIQIISHLHPSVVLSNLVKKYLGEFRSTPLGLE